Genomic DNA from Xylanivirga thermophila:
ATATGTATTCACTTGAAGACTTTTGACATTATCATCTGACTCGAAATCATAAATAAGTTGTTCGCTATTGGCTCCAAGCAACTTCGCAATATTTTCTTCTTGCTCTGATAGTTGTGCTTTTTCTATATACATAACTGGCTTTTTAGTTGTATTGCCGCATGCTACAAAAGATAATGTCATAACAACATCAATAATGATAATTATAATTCTTTTCACATTTCATACATCCTTCTTCTATAATCTTTAATTGCCTCTCATTCTTAGAATCTTAATTTGTTTAAAAGAAACACCAGGGATATACTTTGTAATACTTCAATAATACGTGGTCAATGATGTAACCTAAAACTGACTAAACCTAGTTTCTTTTATCAAGGTTCTAATAATAATGAGATCTTTAGGCTGTTATCATCCAAATACTATCCCCTTCTAAAGCACATAAAATATGAATACTTTTATTGTCATCTGTGCTACCTAATACAAGACAGCTGGGATAGGAATAATCATCTTCATAATATTCTATAATTTCTCCATTTAAAAGACAATTTATATACCTTTAATTTTTATTCCTCGCTGTTTCATTCTAG
This window encodes:
- a CDS encoding DUF4258 domain-containing protein — encoded protein: MNCLLNGEIIEYYEDDYSYPSCLVLGSTDDNKSIHILCALEGDSIWMITA